In the Candidatus Saccharibacteria bacterium oral taxon 488 genome, one interval contains:
- the nrdR gene encoding transcriptional repressor NrdR has protein sequence MSGFNIGDSRVIESREVSDGVAIRRRRETPDGRRFTTYERVEKPNLIVIKKNGSRELFDRVKLAHAVRQSVGKFLKSDEEVESIITAVEDKLYALGASEVPSRQIGEFVLDELAKRNEVAYVRFASVFQKFETLDDFVKILEQRRQKGQE, from the coding sequence ATGAGCGGATTTAACATTGGTGATAGCCGCGTGATCGAGTCGCGAGAGGTTTCTGATGGCGTGGCGATTCGCCGCCGCCGCGAGACGCCGGATGGACGGCGTTTCACTACGTATGAACGAGTAGAAAAGCCAAACCTCATTGTGATCAAGAAAAATGGTAGTCGTGAACTGTTTGACCGAGTCAAGCTCGCGCATGCGGTGCGCCAGTCGGTCGGCAAATTCCTTAAATCCGACGAGGAAGTCGAGTCGATTATTACGGCTGTTGAGGATAAATTGTATGCTCTGGGCGCCTCAGAAGTGCCGTCGCGGCAAATAGGCGAGTTTGTGCTGGATGAATTAGCTAAGCGTAACGAAGTGGCGTACGTACGTTTTGCCAGCGTGTTTCAGAAGTTTGAGACGCTGGATGATTTCGTCAAGATACTAGAACAACGCCGCCAGAAAGGACAAGAATAA
- a CDS encoding oxidoreductase yields the protein MILLFGPPGAGKSMQGQMLAARQGWKWLSTGEMLRRSNDPAVIDILRSGELVSDELIYQVFEQAVQEARDRNYPNIIVDGFPRTKEQAAWLDEYMARMNEKIDTVISLEVPEAEIMRRLEKRGRLEDTPEAIARRMTIYRQKMYPVLGIFAEAGVRIVHLDGVGTAGEVHDRIYEEVAHACQL from the coding sequence ATGATCTTATTATTTGGGCCGCCGGGAGCTGGTAAAAGTATGCAGGGGCAGATGCTGGCGGCGCGCCAGGGTTGGAAGTGGCTATCAACCGGCGAGATGCTGCGCCGCAGTAATGATCCGGCGGTGATTGATATTTTACGCTCGGGCGAACTGGTGAGCGATGAGTTGATTTACCAAGTGTTTGAGCAGGCGGTGCAGGAGGCGCGCGATAGAAACTATCCAAATATTATTGTCGACGGCTTTCCGCGGACGAAGGAGCAGGCGGCGTGGCTGGATGAGTACATGGCGCGGATGAATGAGAAAATTGATACGGTGATTTCACTGGAAGTGCCGGAGGCGGAGATTATGCGGCGACTAGAGAAGCGCGGTCGTCTGGAGGATACGCCAGAGGCGATTGCCCGGCGAATGACGATTTATCGACAAAAAATGTATCCGGTGTTGGGGATTTTTGCTGAGGCAGGCGTTAGGATTGTCCATTTGGATGGCGTCGGTACGGCTGGCGAAGTGCATGACCGGATTTATGAAGAGGTGGCGCACGCATGTCAACTTTAA
- the ftsZ gene encoding cell division protein FtsZ, with the protein MPQITPSEVQTFASIKVVGVGGAGGSAINRMKDAGLAGVQFIAMNTDAQALHNSKADVKIHLGHTTTNGLGAGADPMVGEAAANESREEIRQALEGADMVFVTIGAGGGTGSGAGHIVAEIAREMDILVVGVATRPFSFEGEKRRVNADWAITHLGRQVDTLITIPNDRLLQTIDRRTPLLETFKIADDVLRQGVQGISELITEHGLINLDFADVKAVMSRAGSALMGIGRADGENRAVQAAQQAIESPLIEVSIDGAKGVLFNVTGGYDMSMAEIQEAAEVITSAVSPDANIIFGATLKPELEDEVIITVIATGFDSETYHDHEVSLTSEASHESETEVDDEVVEGIDLELSEQSGATDFTSEQENNIWDQPAEDEADEDDTPAFLRRRKKNKEE; encoded by the coding sequence ATGCCGCAGATTACACCAAGTGAAGTTCAAACGTTTGCCAGTATCAAAGTTGTTGGTGTCGGTGGAGCTGGCGGTTCGGCCATCAATCGGATGAAAGATGCGGGGCTCGCTGGCGTGCAGTTTATCGCCATGAATACTGATGCTCAGGCGCTGCATAATTCTAAGGCAGATGTCAAGATTCACCTCGGGCACACCACGACTAATGGGTTGGGCGCCGGTGCTGATCCGATGGTTGGTGAGGCGGCGGCTAATGAGTCGCGTGAGGAGATCCGCCAGGCACTTGAGGGTGCGGACATGGTGTTTGTGACGATTGGTGCTGGTGGTGGCACCGGATCGGGCGCTGGGCATATTGTGGCAGAGATCGCTCGCGAGATGGACATCCTGGTGGTTGGCGTGGCGACGCGGCCGTTTAGTTTTGAAGGCGAGAAGCGTCGGGTGAATGCAGACTGGGCAATTACTCACCTGGGCCGCCAAGTTGACACCTTGATCACCATCCCGAATGATCGATTACTGCAGACGATTGATCGGCGGACGCCGCTGCTCGAGACGTTCAAGATTGCTGACGATGTGCTGCGCCAAGGCGTGCAGGGGATATCAGAGCTGATTACCGAGCATGGTTTGATTAATCTCGACTTTGCTGACGTCAAGGCGGTGATGAGTCGGGCTGGTTCGGCGCTGATGGGAATCGGTCGGGCCGATGGCGAGAACCGTGCGGTGCAGGCCGCTCAGCAAGCGATCGAGAGTCCGCTGATCGAGGTGTCGATTGACGGTGCAAAGGGCGTGTTGTTTAACGTGACCGGTGGCTATGATATGAGTATGGCAGAAATTCAGGAGGCAGCCGAGGTAATTACCAGTGCGGTCAGTCCTGATGCTAATATTATCTTTGGAGCGACGCTCAAGCCAGAGCTTGAAGACGAGGTGATCATCACGGTTATCGCTACTGGGTTTGATAGCGAGACATATCATGATCATGAGGTGAGTTTGACGAGTGAAGCGTCGCATGAATCAGAGACTGAGGTTGATGACGAGGTGGTTGAAGGGATTGATCTGGAGCTCAGTGAACAGAGCGGAGCGACGGACTTTACGTCTGAGCAGGAAAATAACATCTGGGATCAGCCAGCTGAGGATGAGGCGGACGAAGATGATACGCCGGCCTTCCTTCGCCGCCGCAAAAAGAACAAGGAGGAATAA
- the ftsA gene encoding cell division protein FtsA has protein sequence MQEQSRYAVGIDVGTKTVRCVVGHIGESGLPNIVGVGVSENSGMRKGAVSNLTGPAAAIDKALEAAERMSGHHINAAALSVNGSHILSTKADGMIAVGMSGGEVTDEDVLRIEEVATTGKVPANREILEIVPHAYRLDGQDNIKDPVGMSGTRLELRANVVSGLTPYVVNLRRSAEMANVTASSLTPSVLAAARAVLSESQIENGVAVIDIGGSTTGVAVFEEGDLQHVAVIPMGAQNVTNDVAIGLKTDPEIAEAVKLVHARLGGGKVGRVDTKYDKQVYTFEQSEIDEIVEARYEEIFELVAKELKRAGGIGRLPSGVVLVGGGAKVKDLVEFAKNSLGVAAKLGVPAGYAGVSDEANGPEFAAAIGLMLIDGAGAERAEHAQSKVGSVTKKAGGMISRLLARFK, from the coding sequence ATGCAAGAACAATCTCGATATGCTGTAGGAATTGATGTTGGTACGAAGACCGTGCGCTGCGTGGTCGGACATATCGGGGAGTCGGGGCTGCCGAACATCGTTGGCGTTGGCGTTAGTGAGAATAGCGGCATGCGTAAGGGCGCGGTATCGAACTTGACGGGGCCGGCGGCAGCAATTGACAAGGCGCTCGAGGCGGCCGAACGCATGAGTGGTCATCATATTAATGCAGCGGCGCTGAGCGTCAATGGGTCGCACATTTTGAGCACCAAGGCCGATGGTATGATCGCGGTGGGGATGAGCGGCGGTGAAGTGACGGACGAGGATGTGCTGCGGATTGAAGAGGTAGCAACCACTGGGAAGGTGCCGGCGAATCGAGAGATTTTAGAGATTGTGCCGCATGCTTATCGGTTGGACGGACAGGACAACATCAAGGATCCGGTGGGGATGAGCGGCACGCGTCTGGAGCTGCGAGCAAATGTGGTCTCGGGCTTGACGCCGTATGTGGTGAATTTACGCCGGTCGGCCGAGATGGCGAATGTCACTGCCTCAAGCCTGACACCAAGTGTGTTGGCGGCAGCGCGAGCGGTGCTCAGTGAGTCGCAGATTGAGAACGGCGTGGCAGTTATCGACATTGGTGGTAGCACGACCGGTGTGGCCGTGTTTGAAGAGGGTGACTTGCAGCATGTGGCGGTGATTCCCATGGGGGCGCAGAACGTGACAAATGATGTGGCGATTGGGCTGAAGACCGACCCGGAGATCGCTGAGGCGGTCAAATTGGTGCACGCCCGGCTGGGCGGCGGTAAGGTTGGTCGCGTTGATACCAAATACGACAAACAGGTGTATACATTTGAACAAAGTGAGATTGACGAGATTGTTGAGGCGCGCTATGAGGAGATTTTCGAGCTAGTTGCCAAAGAGTTGAAGCGGGCCGGTGGCATTGGGCGGCTACCGAGTGGCGTGGTGCTGGTTGGTGGTGGCGCCAAGGTTAAGGATCTGGTCGAATTTGCCAAAAATAGCCTCGGCGTGGCGGCTAAACTAGGCGTGCCGGCAGGATATGCGGGCGTGAGCGACGAGGCGAATGGGCCGGAGTTTGCAGCGGCAATTGGTCTGATGCTCATTGACGGGGCAGGGGCCGAGCGGGCCGAGCACGCGCAGAGCAAAGTGGGTTCGGTGACAAAGAAAGCCGGCGGAATGATTAGTCGATTGCTAGCGAGGTTTAAGTAG
- a CDS encoding GatB/YqeY: MSALKARIADEMKAALLGRHRFRGDVLRNLKAAILNEEVLLGKRDEGLNDVEVEKVIAREVKKRKESATLYRANGRVELAEPEEQEAAILQEFLPKQLSEDEVRAMVEAVVADLGATMQQMGQVIGAVKTKAGNAADGALIAKITKETLAKQ, encoded by the coding sequence ATGTCGGCGCTAAAAGCGCGTATTGCTGATGAGATGAAAGCCGCTCTTCTAGGGCGGCATCGCTTTCGGGGTGATGTCCTGCGTAATCTAAAAGCGGCGATTCTCAATGAGGAGGTGTTGCTCGGTAAGCGTGACGAGGGTCTAAACGATGTAGAAGTCGAGAAGGTTATTGCCCGCGAAGTCAAAAAGCGCAAAGAAAGTGCCACGTTATACCGAGCAAATGGCCGGGTGGAACTAGCTGAACCAGAGGAGCAAGAGGCAGCAATTTTACAAGAATTTTTACCTAAACAGCTGAGCGAAGACGAGGTTCGGGCAATGGTCGAGGCGGTAGTTGCTGATCTGGGTGCGACGATGCAGCAAATGGGTCAGGTGATTGGCGCGGTGAAGACTAAAGCCGGCAATGCGGCTGATGGCGCCTTGATTGCGAAAATTACCAAAGAAACGCTAGCAAAACAATAA
- the map gene encoding type I methionyl aminopeptidase: MSTLITGEKTPQQMKDMRECGRMLATIYDELRRKVTAGMSELDVNEFVAGRIKDFGAEATYLTDEVKFPGVICVSTNEQLVHSFPTEYMFEKGDVVSFDLVIGYRGMKTDSAFTMVIDEEPRGAKKHLLHATEQSLYAGIDAISGDGTRVGDISAGVEAVLKKAKLGIIRELVGHGVGLQMHMSPEIPNYGRRGTGPVLHAGDTIAIEPMASLGSEKIVTKDDGWTISMKDGSLGAHFEHTVLITETGAEILTTL, from the coding sequence ATGTCAACTTTAATTACGGGTGAGAAAACGCCGCAGCAAATGAAGGATATGCGCGAATGCGGACGGATGTTGGCGACGATTTATGACGAGTTGCGTCGGAAGGTAACGGCCGGAATGAGTGAGCTGGATGTTAATGAGTTTGTGGCTGGGCGAATTAAGGATTTCGGCGCGGAAGCAACGTATTTGACGGATGAGGTGAAATTCCCAGGGGTGATTTGCGTGTCGACTAATGAACAGTTGGTGCACTCGTTTCCGACGGAATATATGTTCGAGAAGGGCGATGTAGTGAGCTTTGATCTGGTAATCGGTTACCGCGGCATGAAAACTGACAGCGCCTTTACGATGGTGATTGACGAAGAGCCGCGCGGCGCTAAAAAACATTTACTGCACGCAACGGAGCAGAGTTTGTATGCGGGAATTGATGCGATTTCCGGTGACGGGACGCGCGTTGGCGATATTTCGGCGGGCGTGGAAGCGGTATTGAAGAAAGCCAAATTGGGTATCATTCGCGAGCTGGTTGGCCACGGCGTGGGACTACAGATGCACATGAGTCCGGAGATTCCAAATTATGGCCGGCGCGGTACCGGGCCAGTGCTGCACGCAGGTGATACAATTGCTATTGAGCCGATGGCCAGCCTCGGCAGCGAGAAAATTGTGACCAAGGATGACGGCTGGACGATTAGCATGAAAGACGGCAGTTTGGGTGCACATTTTGAACACACCGTATTGATTACTGAGACGGGTGCGGAGATTTTGACGACGCTCTAG
- a CDS encoding ClbS/DfsB family four-helix bundle protein has product MPIPAHKSALQHAIRHECAALWPLLEAAAPWADELVLPGQIKGTMMNPHQLASYLLGWATTVLEWGSEYHQTHMVPTIITTGYGAVAQKFYMQYADIAYGAVLTKLDEAVAAIDQLIEQTSEDDLYRVVWYRTKTSGREYTMARIIELNTVAPLRNAHGRLRKAMEEREDEHATKRSFA; this is encoded by the coding sequence ATGCCGATACCAGCCCACAAGTCAGCCTTGCAGCACGCCATTCGCCATGAGTGTGCGGCGCTGTGGCCACTGCTCGAGGCAGCCGCTCCCTGGGCGGATGAGCTGGTGCTTCCGGGGCAGATAAAAGGCACGATGATGAATCCTCACCAGCTAGCCAGCTACCTACTAGGGTGGGCTACCACGGTGCTAGAGTGGGGCAGTGAATATCATCAGACTCATATGGTGCCGACGATTATTACCACTGGCTATGGTGCGGTAGCGCAAAAGTTCTATATGCAATATGCTGATATAGCGTATGGTGCCGTACTGACAAAGCTTGATGAAGCGGTGGCAGCGATTGACCAACTGATCGAGCAGACATCAGAAGACGACCTCTACCGCGTCGTATGGTATCGGACGAAGACGAGTGGACGAGAGTATACCATGGCACGGATAATTGAGCTCAACACAGTCGCGCCATTGCGAAATGCACACGGTAGGTTGCGCAAGGCTATGGAGGAGAGAGAGGATGAGCATGCAACAAAACGCAGCTTTGCCTAA
- a CDS encoding GNAT family N-acetyltransferase, producing MKFKHGTRRRAAEYEKDWVQRWKDGQTFEKSVAQRSADNAYVFYDGPPFITGVPHHGTLLSSIVKDAVPRYWTMKGKRVERRWGWDCHGLPAENFVEKQMNIVDRRQIVTSSVKRVKLVNDFDNATKVITKVAGWMEQRGYGSSSWDADNLTPDKLKEEFGRDNFYVAYDDDKLVGGVVISDKDSYNFFAGKKDNSTSVGYLYKMAVLPEFQGQGYADAVLKEAFRLSKQEGVKEIRIEVGEHQPKLVNLYERNGFQRVGEHMSTETGANWLLYSLEVSSSPDPMYGQPLLSDKDGNPLPTISLEKYITKARESMVANSETWQGVIDRIGRWVDFAGAYRTMDKDFMESVWWAFKQLYEAGKIYEGEKVLMYDTKFATPVSKAEVTMDNDAYQTVTDPSVYVKFKLDDEGAAVLAWTTTPWTLPANLMLAVNPEMTYCEVKVPKGTKNVFLLSGKHAYASREYYPQLKQQLEQQGYAVTIIDHVNPDSPDLAENVERLAQYDFANAHVVTHSLGAATFLKYLQDANVTVASLTMIAPAYGVSNSSDEQWKQESGYVGLAVDLAQVRRKIDQRPTIVYSDDAEVLNQGFAQLGTELDAVMQHEPGKGHFFATEKSLAPEITLPLSEKFILAEEALERTLQDEKHQPLDYKVLRKFPGSELVGKTYQPLDTGSTWPENDKIHTIYAADFVSHESGTGIVHIAPAYGEDDFELGKANGIAPFHVIDDNGYYTDTNYKGLEVWENNKFIAKDLKEKGAVWKIEYIRHEYPFNPRSKQRIMYRAIPSWFFDIQGQKPLMLEQNEHINWFPAHLKHGRFAKNIEQAPDWNLSRDRFWATTVPVWKGDQGTVKVVGSYAELKELSGVELDDYHRPWVDDITFEIDGETFTRIDKVLDCWFESGSMPFAQLHYPFENQAKFEQNYPADFIVEYIGQVRAWFYYVHAVNTALAEIGAFGEAGEQHKNAYSNVITTGVVAGNDGRKMSKSLGNFTDPNELMDKFSADSLRFLLLSSPLLNGEDFALHDKDVGDVARKLSMIWNMYDFFTMYAEVDEFTFPYDTASSDAFLVHRITNTTHSDTPESLSRTGTENSFQISVNIDKLSNPLDSWIISRLHELVAKVEENMDAYNIPDALSPILPFLDDASNWYVRRSRRRFWKSEDDGDKNDAYRTLHYVLVRLSYILAPFTPFLAEELYHNLTGDDESIHLKDWLTAGAINDQVLADMARTRELINNGLSLRMKQDEHQTSIKVRQPLQYAAYAGAKLAEYYEQIMAEELNVKEIRWIENLDEYLADYDVTEGTIKPENWIEISKQLTPELKREGLMREVIRHVQSARKKAGLQVDDRIMLQLTTNDEQLHQAIDEHTEVIATETLAVFGEVHDNQSTVTVEGAELEIALAVVK from the coding sequence ATGAAATTCAAACACGGAACACGCCGCCGAGCGGCAGAATACGAGAAGGATTGGGTGCAGCGCTGGAAGGATGGCCAGACGTTTGAAAAGTCGGTGGCGCAGCGGTCAGCGGATAATGCCTATGTCTTTTATGACGGGCCGCCGTTTATCACTGGGGTGCCGCACCACGGGACGCTGCTCAGCAGTATCGTGAAGGACGCGGTGCCGCGCTACTGGACGATGAAGGGCAAGCGCGTGGAGCGCCGCTGGGGCTGGGACTGTCATGGCCTGCCGGCAGAGAATTTTGTCGAAAAGCAGATGAATATCGTGGATCGGCGGCAGATTGTGACGAGTAGCGTTAAGCGAGTCAAGCTGGTAAATGATTTCGATAACGCAACGAAAGTTATTACTAAAGTTGCTGGCTGGATGGAGCAGCGAGGCTATGGTAGCAGCAGCTGGGATGCCGACAACCTAACGCCAGATAAATTAAAAGAGGAATTTGGGAGAGATAATTTTTATGTAGCTTACGATGACGATAAGTTAGTGGGGGGTGTCGTCATAAGCGATAAGGATAGTTATAATTTTTTTGCTGGCAAAAAGGATAATAGCACGTCGGTTGGTTATCTTTATAAAATGGCGGTACTACCGGAATTCCAAGGGCAAGGTTATGCGGATGCAGTGTTAAAAGAAGCTTTTCGCTTAAGTAAGCAGGAAGGGGTCAAAGAGATTCGCATAGAGGTTGGCGAGCATCAACCTAAATTGGTGAATTTGTATGAGCGCAATGGATTTCAAAGAGTTGGTGAGCATATGTCTACCGAAACAGGGGCCAACTGGTTGCTATATAGTCTCGAAGTGAGTAGCTCTCCAGATCCTATGTATGGTCAACCATTACTGTCGGACAAAGACGGCAATCCTTTGCCAACCATCAGTCTGGAAAAATACATCACCAAGGCGCGCGAGAGCATGGTGGCCAACAGCGAAACCTGGCAGGGCGTGATCGACCGCATCGGTCGCTGGGTGGACTTTGCGGGTGCCTACCGCACCATGGACAAGGACTTTATGGAGAGCGTCTGGTGGGCCTTCAAACAGCTGTATGAAGCCGGCAAAATTTACGAAGGTGAAAAGGTTTTGATGTACGACACCAAGTTCGCTACCCCTGTCAGCAAGGCTGAGGTGACTATGGACAACGATGCCTACCAAACGGTGACTGACCCGAGTGTGTATGTGAAGTTTAAGCTGGATGATGAAGGCGCTGCTGTTTTGGCTTGGACGACCACCCCATGGACGCTGCCAGCCAACCTGATGCTGGCGGTCAACCCGGAGATGACGTACTGCGAAGTAAAGGTACCAAAGGGTACAAAAAATGTGTTCTTGCTCTCGGGTAAGCATGCCTACGCGTCACGTGAGTACTACCCGCAGCTGAAGCAGCAGCTTGAGCAACAGGGGTATGCGGTGACGATTATTGATCATGTCAACCCCGATAGTCCAGACTTAGCAGAAAATGTAGAGCGGTTGGCACAATATGACTTTGCCAATGCGCATGTGGTGACGCATTCGCTCGGTGCAGCGACGTTCTTGAAGTATCTGCAGGATGCTAATGTGACGGTTGCATCGCTGACGATGATCGCGCCAGCGTATGGTGTGTCGAATAGTAGTGATGAGCAATGGAAGCAAGAATCGGGCTATGTTGGCCTTGCGGTTGATCTTGCTCAGGTGCGACGGAAGATTGATCAGCGGCCGACTATTGTCTATTCGGACGATGCTGAGGTGCTTAACCAGGGTTTTGCGCAGCTTGGCACAGAGCTTGACGCAGTGATGCAACATGAACCCGGTAAGGGGCACTTCTTTGCGACGGAGAAAAGTTTGGCGCCAGAGATTACACTGCCGCTAAGTGAAAAGTTCATCCTTGCCGAAGAAGCCCTCGAGCGCACCCTGCAGGATGAAAAACACCAGCCACTTGATTACAAAGTATTACGGAAATTCCCCGGCAGCGAGCTGGTCGGTAAAACATACCAGCCGTTGGATACCGGCTCGACCTGGCCAGAAAATGACAAGATTCACACCATTTACGCAGCGGATTTTGTCTCGCACGAGTCGGGTACGGGCATTGTGCACATTGCGCCAGCCTATGGCGAGGACGACTTTGAGCTTGGTAAAGCTAATGGTATCGCGCCTTTCCATGTGATTGATGATAACGGCTACTACACCGATACCAATTACAAAGGCCTGGAGGTGTGGGAAAATAATAAATTCATCGCCAAAGATCTGAAGGAAAAGGGCGCGGTGTGGAAGATTGAGTATATTCGCCACGAATATCCATTCAATCCTAGAAGCAAGCAGCGTATCATGTACCGGGCGATTCCAAGCTGGTTCTTTGACATTCAGGGGCAAAAGCCGCTGATGCTGGAGCAGAACGAGCATATCAATTGGTTCCCAGCACATCTGAAGCACGGCCGTTTTGCTAAAAATATCGAACAAGCACCAGACTGGAACCTGAGCCGCGACCGCTTCTGGGCAACAACCGTGCCGGTATGGAAGGGTGACCAGGGTACGGTCAAGGTGGTTGGCTCGTACGCGGAGCTCAAGGAACTGAGTGGTGTGGAGCTGGATGATTATCATCGTCCGTGGGTGGATGACATCACCTTTGAAATTGACGGTGAGACATTTACCCGTATCGATAAGGTGCTCGACTGCTGGTTTGAGTCAGGTTCAATGCCGTTTGCACAGTTGCATTATCCGTTTGAAAACCAGGCCAAGTTTGAGCAGAATTATCCGGCGGACTTCATCGTTGAGTACATCGGTCAGGTGCGGGCATGGTTCTACTATGTGCATGCCGTCAACACCGCTTTGGCGGAGATTGGTGCCTTTGGCGAGGCAGGTGAGCAACACAAAAACGCCTACAGCAACGTCATCACCACTGGTGTGGTGGCGGGCAATGACGGTCGCAAGATGAGTAAATCCCTCGGTAACTTCACCGACCCGAATGAACTGATGGATAAGTTTAGTGCCGATAGTTTGCGTTTCTTGCTGCTGAGCAGCCCGCTGCTCAACGGTGAAGACTTTGCCTTGCATGATAAAGACGTCGGCGACGTGGCGCGCAAGCTCAGTATGATTTGGAATATGTATGATTTCTTCACCATGTATGCGGAAGTTGACGAGTTCACATTTCCGTACGATACGGCGTCTTCGGATGCGTTTCTCGTTCACCGTATCACTAATACAACTCACTCCGATACTCCCGAATCCTTGTCTCGCACTGGAACTGAGAACTCGTTCCAGATTAGTGTCAATATTGATAAACTATCTAACCCGCTCGATAGTTGGATTATCAGTCGTTTGCACGAGCTGGTAGCTAAAGTTGAGGAAAACATGGATGCCTACAATATTCCTGATGCGCTGAGCCCAATTTTGCCATTCCTGGACGACGCATCCAACTGGTACGTGCGCCGCAGCCGCCGCCGCTTCTGGAAGTCGGAAGATGATGGTGACAAAAACGATGCGTACCGCACACTACACTACGTCTTGGTACGCCTGAGCTACATTTTGGCGCCATTTACGCCGTTTTTGGCTGAGGAGTTGTATCACAATTTGACGGGTGATGATGAATCGATTCACTTGAAGGATTGGCTCACGGCTGGGGCAATCAATGATCAGGTGTTAGCCGATATGGCTCGGACACGCGAATTGATCAACAACGGCCTTAGTTTGCGGATGAAGCAGGATGAGCATCAAACATCGATCAAGGTTCGCCAGCCGCTGCAATATGCGGCATATGCGGGTGCAAAGCTGGCTGAGTACTACGAGCAGATCATGGCCGAGGAGCTAAATGTTAAGGAAATTCGCTGGATTGAGAATCTAGACGAGTATCTGGCTGATTATGATGTGACCGAGGGCACGATCAAGCCAGAGAATTGGATCGAAATTAGCAAGCAATTGACGCCCGAGCTCAAACGCGAAGGCCTGATGCGTGAAGTCATCCGTCATGTGCAGAGTGCGCGCAAGAAGGCGGGATTGCAAGTGGACGATCGGATTATGCTGCAGCTGACGACGAATGACGAGCAACTTCATCAAGCGATTGATGAGCATACTGAGGTGATTGCTACTGAGACGCTGGCGGTGTTTGGCGAGGTGCATGACAACCAGTCGACAGTGACGGTTGAAGGGGCTGAGCTCGAGATTGCTCTTGCTGTTGTAAAATAG
- a CDS encoding vitamin K epoxide reductase family protein, whose protein sequence is MFDMLRKWLSNKDSKRRQFAVLALLLGSGLGLLASFVLSIEALTLAKNSHAALNCDLNSVISCSAVANHWSATLLGFPNSFIGVMTLPVMVTIAVALLVGAKLPKWFMWGAQLGAVAGLLFAGWMFYMSYVEIGALCPWCLTLDAGMLLVCYGLTRYNVVTRMVGGRRTRKFVDRGFDTFLLALVTVVIVVVILATFGRELFA, encoded by the coding sequence ATGTTTGACATGCTGCGTAAGTGGCTCTCGAACAAAGATTCAAAACGCCGGCAGTTCGCAGTATTAGCGCTGCTGCTCGGCAGCGGTTTGGGCTTGTTGGCCTCGTTTGTACTGTCGATCGAGGCGCTGACGCTTGCTAAAAATTCGCATGCTGCACTGAACTGCGACTTGAATTCGGTGATAAGCTGTTCGGCGGTGGCAAACCATTGGTCGGCGACACTACTCGGCTTTCCCAATAGTTTCATCGGCGTGATGACGCTACCAGTAATGGTGACAATTGCGGTGGCGTTGCTAGTCGGTGCGAAGTTGCCGAAGTGGTTTATGTGGGGCGCGCAGCTTGGTGCGGTGGCGGGCCTTCTGTTTGCTGGTTGGATGTTTTATATGAGTTATGTTGAGATTGGCGCGTTGTGTCCGTGGTGTTTGACGCTGGACGCGGGTATGCTGCTGGTCTGTTACGGATTGACGAGATATAATGTGGTGACTAGGATGGTTGGCGGTAGGCGTACGAGAAAATTTGTCGATCGGGGATTTGACACGTTCCTGTTGGCGCTAGTGACCGTTGTGATCGTTGTTGTTATTTTGGCAACATTCGGGCGTGAGCTATTCGCATAA
- a CDS encoding NUDIX hydrolase, translating into MKQTVISQDPDPKVPVLKTSFIYRNQVIQAEWFDVDDKTAIPDLPWQQIYVIGDLEGKVPLVYYAHGRENLPGGHTESGETFEQTLRREVQEELNMRVVEWQPIGYQVLTNPDGKVDYQFRVVAKLEKLGEFAGDVGGSVIGYRLVDIGEVNQRIGYGDVGERMIARAKNTLKSMATVRDGIFRI; encoded by the coding sequence ATGAAGCAAACAGTAATTTCACAAGATCCAGATCCAAAGGTACCAGTCCTAAAAACCTCTTTTATCTATCGGAATCAGGTAATTCAAGCAGAATGGTTTGATGTTGATGACAAGACGGCGATTCCTGATTTACCATGGCAACAGATTTATGTGATTGGTGATCTTGAAGGTAAGGTACCGTTGGTTTATTACGCACATGGTAGGGAAAATTTACCTGGTGGGCATACTGAGTCAGGCGAAACTTTCGAACAAACATTACGTCGTGAAGTCCAAGAAGAATTAAATATGCGAGTGGTTGAGTGGCAACCGATTGGTTATCAGGTTTTAACCAATCCTGACGGTAAGGTTGACTATCAATTTCGGGTAGTAGCGAAGCTTGAGAAACTCGGTGAATTTGCGGGTGATGTCGGTGGCTCAGTGATTGGCTATCGCTTGGTGGATATCGGTGAAGTGAATCAACGTATTGGTTATGGTGACGTTGGGGAGCGTATGATAGCACGCGCAAAGAACACGCTAAAATCAATGGCAACTGTGCGTGACGGGATATTTAGAATATAA